A genomic window from Chlorobium phaeobacteroides DSM 266 includes:
- a CDS encoding SdiA-regulated domain-containing protein: MARYRYNSPGIQEDKVARCIRDDFEDIAIAGNRFFMVTSTGKLYEFSEGNNLEHVQAVIYGTAVEAFYEIEGLCYDPARDELLLACKIKSKTKNEKRTEEKNKLQTTDRLPVYAFSLKTMSRLPLPRFLLDRRAIARAAGRRSFRPSGIAFEPTHGTFCLISSRSRLIVEIDSSDGVPLSFMSLPKKYHPQPEGIAFLSDNTLLVSDEGHVHGTISLYGNKNS, translated from the coding sequence TTGGCTCGGTATCGTTATAATTCTCCGGGAATTCAGGAAGACAAGGTAGCACGATGTATCCGGGACGATTTTGAGGATATTGCCATTGCCGGAAACCGTTTTTTCATGGTCACCAGTACCGGAAAACTTTATGAATTCAGCGAAGGCAATAATCTGGAGCATGTTCAGGCGGTAATTTATGGAACAGCGGTTGAAGCTTTCTATGAAATTGAAGGATTATGCTACGACCCGGCAAGGGATGAGTTGCTTCTGGCTTGCAAAATTAAATCGAAAACGAAAAACGAAAAGCGTACCGAAGAAAAAAATAAGCTTCAGACAACAGACCGGCTTCCTGTTTATGCGTTTTCTCTGAAAACCATGTCCCGGCTTCCGTTGCCGAGATTTTTGCTTGACAGGAGGGCCATCGCCAGGGCTGCCGGTCGCAGAAGCTTCAGGCCTTCAGGAATTGCCTTTGAACCAACTCACGGAACATTCTGCCTTATTTCATCCCGATCCCGCCTTATCGTCGAAATCGACTCATCGGATGGTGTGCCGCTATCGTTCATGTCGCTGCCGAAAAAATATCATCCACAACCGGAAGGAATTGCTTTTTTATCGGACAATACGCTTCTTGTCAGTGATGAAGGCCATGTTCATGGAACTATTTCACTATACGGCAACAAAAACAGTTAA
- a CDS encoding BamA/TamA family outer membrane protein, which produces MNCFLKGVSFFAISLITTAGSLSAIAKPTKIPAEQLEGKQVVIVIPGQEYEAGALHTLIFGTHWRSLWTTPVEIMILDLKSFAGGVVPFEKGGGFQTKTLSFRGADGKEYRFRSLDKDPARGIPSKLQNTVVSAVVEDQVSSSNPVSALVVSPLLEAAGTYQVTPELTVLPYDKGVLGEYYDEFAGLAGTIEERPAESDTAGAGFKGADKISGTYAVFNNLEKDNDNQVDQSAYLRARLIDLFIGDWDRHSDQWKWAGYKKEGKTRWVPIPRDRDHAFSRQDGVFSWIITRVMPRMTGFKSTYPSVKHLTLSARHLDRRLLSGIDRAEWDAITGDVQEKLTDSVISEAVRKMPPAMYEKEGAQLEHDLRTRRDLLKAASHELYLLYAEDVDIYASNKPEYAGVRRMPDGQVEVAVSKRDAVTGAEKGNPFYFRRFNPLETEEVRIYLQGGDDRVVVQGPVCKDGVKVRVIGGEGQDFFEDQSEKALSGYPHTAEKMTFFYDDGKKSEFTDGAYTSVDQHTAAEPADDEEKYDLRDRDSGRETGMHPLVGYSPDSGVFLGLGVTVADYGFRSAPYRYKIDVSGGVAYGKNDFRNKLQFKGDFRTVLRNASLLVEAGSSGLDLINFYGLGNERYYHGSSLREDDFEIVNTINSIRTSLRYPMDKQYNWSAGISAKWMDLVVQQGSFIDLYRSEFPGIDRQFVGGVHLGFHYDSRDCGDAIALSPGKKLRFSGGGEPLGNTTALQGTMLDVEGSYYPEFFGNEKAFGKIRGEVRTYIPLVSSRYSRVALRAGGEKIWGDYPFYEAAFVGGTHLLRGYDKQRFAGDASLYAGSELRLYFGTFKFLVPVMYGPLAFIETGRVFLKGEDSGAWHTSVGGGLWLGFIESRYTASISFAKGLDDGQLMDDYGIYIGTGFTF; this is translated from the coding sequence ATGAACTGTTTTCTTAAAGGCGTTTCCTTTTTTGCAATCTCGTTGATCACAACAGCAGGCTCTCTTTCTGCAATTGCGAAGCCCACAAAAATTCCCGCTGAACAGCTTGAAGGGAAACAGGTCGTCATCGTGATTCCCGGTCAGGAGTACGAAGCAGGCGCCCTGCATACGCTGATTTTTGGAACGCATTGGCGATCGCTTTGGACGACTCCCGTTGAGATTATGATTCTTGATCTCAAATCGTTTGCCGGTGGAGTTGTTCCATTTGAAAAAGGCGGGGGATTTCAGACGAAAACGTTGAGCTTCAGGGGCGCAGACGGAAAAGAGTATCGATTCAGGTCTCTTGACAAAGATCCAGCGAGAGGGATACCTTCCAAGCTGCAAAATACCGTTGTTTCAGCGGTTGTCGAGGATCAGGTTTCTTCTTCAAATCCTGTTTCCGCTCTTGTTGTTTCGCCCTTGCTTGAGGCTGCCGGCACGTATCAGGTAACTCCGGAACTGACGGTTCTACCCTATGACAAGGGTGTTCTCGGGGAGTATTACGATGAATTTGCAGGACTTGCAGGAACAATAGAAGAGCGTCCTGCTGAAAGCGACACTGCTGGAGCAGGATTTAAGGGTGCCGACAAAATCTCCGGTACCTATGCCGTATTCAATAATCTCGAAAAAGATAACGACAATCAAGTCGATCAGTCGGCCTATCTGCGGGCAAGGCTGATTGATCTTTTTATCGGCGACTGGGATCGACATTCCGATCAATGGAAATGGGCCGGTTACAAAAAAGAGGGGAAAACACGCTGGGTGCCTATCCCGAGAGACAGGGATCATGCCTTTTCAAGGCAGGATGGCGTTTTTTCATGGATAATAACAAGAGTCATGCCCCGAATGACCGGTTTCAAGTCAACATACCCCTCTGTTAAACATTTGACGCTCTCTGCCCGTCATCTTGACCGGCGTCTTCTGTCAGGAATCGACAGGGCCGAGTGGGATGCGATTACCGGAGATGTTCAAGAGAAGCTTACAGACAGTGTGATCAGTGAGGCAGTCAGAAAGATGCCCCCGGCGATGTATGAAAAAGAGGGCGCTCAACTGGAGCATGATCTCAGGACAAGAAGGGATCTGCTCAAAGCGGCATCACATGAACTCTATCTGCTCTATGCAGAGGATGTGGATATTTATGCAAGCAACAAACCTGAATATGCAGGGGTGCGTCGTATGCCGGACGGACAGGTTGAGGTTGCCGTTTCAAAAAGAGATGCAGTAACAGGAGCGGAAAAAGGAAACCCGTTTTATTTTCGTCGCTTCAATCCTCTCGAAACCGAAGAGGTACGCATCTATCTTCAGGGAGGCGATGACAGGGTTGTTGTTCAGGGCCCTGTTTGCAAGGATGGGGTAAAGGTCAGGGTTATCGGAGGTGAAGGTCAGGATTTCTTTGAAGATCAATCTGAAAAAGCTCTTTCCGGATATCCGCATACCGCTGAAAAAATGACCTTTTTTTATGATGACGGAAAAAAATCGGAATTTACGGACGGAGCCTACACCTCGGTTGATCAGCATACGGCTGCGGAACCTGCTGATGATGAGGAAAAATATGATCTTCGTGACAGGGATTCAGGACGGGAGACTGGCATGCATCCTCTTGTCGGGTACTCTCCTGACTCGGGAGTTTTTCTCGGATTGGGGGTAACGGTTGCAGATTACGGATTCAGATCGGCCCCTTATCGTTACAAGATTGATGTGAGCGGAGGAGTTGCCTACGGAAAAAATGATTTTCGCAACAAACTGCAGTTCAAGGGCGATTTCCGGACAGTGCTGAGAAATGCCTCTCTTCTGGTTGAAGCTGGCAGTTCCGGTCTTGATCTGATTAATTTTTACGGACTTGGAAACGAGCGATACTATCATGGCAGCAGTCTCAGGGAAGATGACTTTGAAATTGTCAATACCATCAACTCCATCAGGACTTCATTACGTTATCCGATGGATAAACAGTATAACTGGAGTGCAGGAATAAGTGCCAAATGGATGGATCTTGTTGTTCAGCAAGGCTCATTTATTGACCTCTACAGATCAGAGTTTCCAGGAATCGATCGGCAGTTTGTTGGTGGTGTACATCTTGGTTTTCATTATGATTCACGAGATTGCGGCGACGCAATTGCGCTGTCGCCCGGAAAAAAGCTCCGTTTTTCAGGAGGGGGAGAGCCACTCGGAAATACAACGGCACTTCAGGGAACCATGCTTGATGTTGAGGGGAGTTACTATCCTGAATTTTTTGGTAATGAAAAGGCATTCGGAAAAATCCGGGGTGAAGTGAGAACCTATATTCCCCTTGTTTCTTCCCGATATTCAAGAGTTGCCTTGCGGGCAGGGGGAGAGAAAATTTGGGGAGACTATCCTTTTTATGAGGCGGCATTTGTTGGCGGAACTCATCTTCTGAGAGGGTACGATAAACAGCGGTTTGCCGGAGATGCATCGCTCTACGCAGGTTCCGAACTTCGTTTGTATTTCGGCACCTTCAAATTTCTTGTTCCCGTTATGTATGGTCCACTTGCTTTTATTGAGACTGGCAGAGTGTTTCTGAAGGGCGAAGACTCCGGCGCATGGCACACCAGTGTCGGCGGCGGATTGTGGCTGGGATTCATCGAGTCACGCTACACGGCAAGCATCTCTTTTGCAAAGGGGCTTGACGACGGGCAGTTGATGGATGATTACGGTATCTACATCGGTACCGGATTCACCTTTTAG